The Paenibacillus beijingensis nucleotide sequence TTTGGAACAAATAAACTTAACCGTTGTATCTAATAACGATTCCGCAAAGAAACTATACGAATCCGTCGGATTCGAGGTGTATGGCGTGGAACGAAACGTCTTAAAATTCAACGGGAAATATTTTGATGAGGACTTAATGGTTCTAAAATTCTGATTTACTGTACTAACGGGTCATCTCAGGTCGATTTCGAATGCAACATTTATCCTCTTCTTTACGTTTAGGGTAGCAGATTCCACTGCACACTCGCGTAACGGGAGGGGGGCTGTCATGAAGAGATATTTTGTTTTGTTGGCACTGATTATTGTCTGGTTGTTGACAGGCTGCCGCACGGCTGATGGGACCGGGCAGCAGCAATCGGCATCAATGCCGGAGACAATGCCGGAAGACTTTGCCTTTTCCGTGCAATTCGGTTATGGCAGCCGGAATGAAATCAACACGTTCAATCATACCGTGACGAAAGATTTGATCGTGAACGGAACCGCCTCTGCGCCGCTGACATTCACTCCCGATGAGATAGCGCAAATTTATGCGGATATGCGAAAAATGAACATTGTCGGCGAAAAGGTGTTGAAGCCCGAGAAGGTAAACTGCAGCGTCACGCCTCACTCGGAGGATAAGTGGAAGGTACGAATAAACGGACAGATCACATACCTGCACTGGTCCGGGGAATACTGCAACGTTACCGAAGACGCCCGGCAGCTGGAACGGCTGCGGGACGATATTTTTGCGCTTGTGAAAAATAAAGCGGCCTACAAGGAGCTGCCGGAGCCTGTAGGCGGATACGCTTGATGCCACTGCCGGATCTGTACCAGCCTGGCAATTCATTACTTCATGAGCTTCTCCATAATGACATACTCGATTCCGCCTTTGCTGAATATGGACGGGGTTTGGGCCAAGCCAAATTTTGCGTAGAACGGGGCTTTGTTTTTTCTGGCGTTGCACCATATTCTTTCAATACCCATTGACTGTGCTTCGTCCAATACATATTGAAGCAGCTTGCTGCCGTAACCTTTGCCCTGCTCATGCCTGAGAGTGGCAAACTTGCGAAATTGCGCCTCATCGCCATCAACAAAAAGCGAAATGACGGATACAACCCGTTCATTGGAAAAAAGTCCGTAATGAATCCCTTCATCATCATCTTGCAATTTAACGTAATCCACATCTTTATCGGGCCACATGACCACATGCCTTAATTCCCAAGCCATTTCCTTGTTAATTCGCCTGATGTCCATAGGTATATACCCACTCTTTCTGTCTTTGCAATGTTAAACCTTGATTAGTTGTCCTGTCTTCCTCAAATCCGGTTCAGTAACTATTATAGAGCAAATCAATTCGCTGCGCATCGAGCTAAAGGAGGCTGACAACACGCTTGCTGCATGATCGATGCCTTTTCAGAGTCCGAGACAACGGGGAGATGATCCTGCCACTAAAAAAACGGTTCCGGTGCGCCTTTAAAGGCGGCCGGAACCGGAACAAATCAGGTATTTTTGTACCGTTCATAAGCCGTTTTGTAAACGTTCATGTATTGCTCCACTCCAAGCGATTGAACTTTGCTGACATAGCTGTCCCATTCGCTGAACGGAACGTCGCCGGTAATGAACTTGGCTTCCGCCTCTTTGATATACGTCTCGATATCTTTGCCGGTCGACTGCATGAATTCCGTTTCGTCTTCGGTAAAGTTGAAGTAATACCACAGTTCTTTCAGCCAGTATGGCTCGGCTTTTTTGCCGGCCTCAACGCTTTCCGGCAGCGATTCCGAACCTTTGAAATATTTTTGCTGCGCATATGCCGGGTAGCTGCCGCCGATCCAGGTCACATATTTGATCAGAGCCTGATCGAGCGTCAGTCCATCCGGATTGTTCCTGATTTCATCCTTGTATTCGAGTGTACCGTCCGGTTTCTCGTCGTACGTGACACCTTTTTGGCCCATAAAGTAGAACGTGGCGCCTTCATCGCCGTAGAAGCTGTCGATCCAGCGGAGCGTCGCTTCCGGATTTTTGTTTTTGTCCGTAATGACGAACGCACCCGGCCATACCATCGGTACTTTAATATGCGAATACATTTGATCGCCATGCGGCCCCCTCAGAGCTCCCAGACCGATATAGTTCTCCCCGTTAAACTGCGTTACCGGGCTCGGGTTAATCGTTGCTCCCACAGTTTGTTTGCCGGCTTTGGCAAGAAAGGCGTCGCTCTTCTGGGTGAACGTTTCAGGATCGATCAGACCTTCCTGATACAGCTTGCTCACATATTCAAGCACTTCCTTGAATTTCGGATCAAGACGATAGAACCGAAGCTCGTTCGAAGCCGGGTCCGTATCGACAAATTTATGCCCAAGACCGCGGTTGCCGACTCCCCAAGCACCCATCAGCTGTTCGATTAACGGAGAGATGCTCGTGCCGCTGTATGGAATTTCATCCTGCTGGCCGTTTCCGTTCAAATCGGTGTTTTTCACAGCTTTCAAGTAATTGTATAACTGCTCAGTCGTCGTCGGCTCGGGCATATGCAGCTTGTCCAGCCAATCTTTCTTCACCCACAGCGGCGTGCCGATCAGCATCGGCAGAAATTCAGGGCTGTAGAAGCTCGGAATCGAATAAATATTGCCGTCCGGCATGGTGATCGCTTTTCTAAGATCCGGGTATTTATCCAGCAGCGCTTTCAAATTGGGAGCATATTCATCAATGAGATCGTTAATTTTCAGGAATACTCCCTGCTGTCCATACTTGAGCAGATCGGGGGCAGGGACGCGGGCGGAATAGAATGCATCCGGATAGTCGCCATTGGCAAGGGCGAGGTTCCGCTTCTCCGTCAGGCTGTCAAAAGGAACAAGCTGAAAACGGACATTAATGTTGGTTTGCTTGGCATACTCTTTCCATACCAATGTGTTTTCGAAGTCATTGCTGTTTGTGGGCGCTTTACCGGTAAAAAAGGTGAGTTCGATCGGTTCCTTGACAATGGGCATGCCGGTTTTATTCAGATTGTTTTCCGGTTTGGCGGCGGCACTGTTGGTACCGGCATTTTTGCTGCCGGCATTTGCAGCGCTCGTTCCCGGTTCCGGGTTGTTTTGGCTGCAGCCCTGAAGCAATCCTGCTGCCAATACGGTGGTGAGAAGCAATGGAGTCCATTTTGTACGTTTCATCTGTTCTTGTTCGATCCCTTCTATAAATAGGTTATTTATTTCAAGGGCGGTTAACCCTTGATCGCCCCAACCATAACGCCTTTTACAAAATATTTTTGCAGAAACGGATACAGCAGCAGCACCGGCAGGTTCGCAACGACAACGAGCGCATAACGGATCGATGCGGTATCCATCACCGTTTTGGCATGCGTCGCATCTCCTGCGCCTACCATCGTGTCCATCTCCCCCTGCAGCAAAATTTCGCGGAGAAACAGCTG carries:
- a CDS encoding extracellular solute-binding protein, whose product is MKRTKWTPLLLTTVLAAGLLQGCSQNNPEPGTSAANAGSKNAGTNSAAAKPENNLNKTGMPIVKEPIELTFFTGKAPTNSNDFENTLVWKEYAKQTNINVRFQLVPFDSLTEKRNLALANGDYPDAFYSARVPAPDLLKYGQQGVFLKINDLIDEYAPNLKALLDKYPDLRKAITMPDGNIYSIPSFYSPEFLPMLIGTPLWVKKDWLDKLHMPEPTTTEQLYNYLKAVKNTDLNGNGQQDEIPYSGTSISPLIEQLMGAWGVGNRGLGHKFVDTDPASNELRFYRLDPKFKEVLEYVSKLYQEGLIDPETFTQKSDAFLAKAGKQTVGATINPSPVTQFNGENYIGLGALRGPHGDQMYSHIKVPMVWPGAFVITDKNKNPEATLRWIDSFYGDEGATFYFMGQKGVTYDEKPDGTLEYKDEIRNNPDGLTLDQALIKYVTWIGGSYPAYAQQKYFKGSESLPESVEAGKKAEPYWLKELWYYFNFTEDETEFMQSTGKDIETYIKEAEAKFITGDVPFSEWDSYVSKVQSLGVEQYMNVYKTAYERYKNT
- a CDS encoding GNAT family N-acetyltransferase, with the translated sequence MDIRRINKEMAWELRHVVMWPDKDVDYVKLQDDDEGIHYGLFSNERVVSVISLFVDGDEAQFRKFATLRHEQGKGYGSKLLQYVLDEAQSMGIERIWCNARKNKAPFYAKFGLAQTPSIFSKGGIEYVIMEKLMK